In one Bryobacteraceae bacterium genomic region, the following are encoded:
- a CDS encoding DUF2293 domain-containing protein — MNPVLVRSGRPLDETDILALAEYLRSVDPGERQLHRLLEAHPAIIGALGFLEFLSEFPLASRDDGNRPVLDPRYCDRADIVAARLDIAPDLRARKFANLIELKGANANVLDTKTGRRSRFLSSAVDQLRDYSHWLAELPTRTVLASLDWDVWRPGKIVIMGSRTEFREPGQLEQVKQDLLETDGVQLILTDELLAIAEMGRRRPMGLGDQVRPFESLFGLNDGGRFLAPLIVASGGLGGLMLARRRLKDVLTSYGNVDIREGVPSGLKHLAEKRLQPLARKLGIPYAEAVVEIRKFRRDEVQMYGAIKSGIVVADYDASAMQGAFEQREVRRRPLRERERQRRRESSAKKVELARAFADEIKAMFPLLPEQVAASVAVRATKPNSGRVGTQSSLRLQEAVWLAVAAYAAYGHLRLPSKEAADKAGTQVRALLRDWGGPDPTVVLRSALQSRQGNSIPSGAP; from the coding sequence ATGAATCCGGTCCTGGTTCGCAGCGGTCGGCCGCTTGACGAGACCGACATCCTAGCGCTGGCCGAGTACCTGCGCTCCGTCGACCCTGGCGAACGACAGCTGCATCGGCTTCTCGAAGCTCACCCGGCGATCATCGGTGCGCTAGGGTTTCTGGAATTCTTGTCTGAATTTCCTCTAGCCAGTCGCGACGACGGCAACCGGCCCGTTCTCGACCCAAGATATTGTGATCGCGCAGATATTGTCGCTGCTCGCCTTGACATCGCTCCAGATCTTCGCGCCAGGAAATTTGCGAATCTCATCGAATTGAAGGGTGCCAATGCAAATGTCTTGGATACGAAAACTGGCAGGCGGTCCCGGTTCCTGAGCAGTGCGGTGGATCAACTTAGGGACTATTCTCACTGGCTTGCGGAACTGCCCACCCGAACTGTTCTCGCTAGCCTTGACTGGGACGTGTGGCGACCAGGCAAGATAGTGATCATGGGATCGCGGACTGAGTTCCGGGAGCCCGGTCAACTCGAGCAAGTGAAGCAGGACCTTCTCGAGACCGATGGAGTGCAGCTGATACTGACTGATGAGTTGCTTGCCATAGCCGAAATGGGGCGACGCCGGCCGATGGGTTTGGGTGACCAGGTGAGACCATTTGAAAGTCTTTTCGGGTTGAACGATGGGGGCAGGTTCCTTGCGCCCCTGATCGTCGCGTCCGGGGGTTTGGGAGGACTCATGCTCGCACGCCGGAGACTGAAGGACGTCCTCACCTCCTATGGTAACGTTGACATTCGGGAAGGTGTACCCAGTGGATTGAAGCACCTTGCAGAAAAGCGACTGCAACCGCTCGCACGCAAGCTTGGAATCCCTTACGCCGAAGCGGTCGTTGAAATAAGGAAATTCCGCAGGGATGAAGTCCAGATGTATGGTGCCATCAAGTCTGGGATTGTCGTTGCAGACTACGATGCGAGCGCCATGCAGGGTGCGTTCGAACAGCGTGAGGTCCGGAGAAGACCCCTTCGGGAAAGAGAACGGCAACGTCGCCGGGAGAGCAGCGCGAAGAAGGTAGAACTCGCGCGTGCATTCGCGGATGAGATAAAGGCCATGTTCCCGCTGCTTCCTGAACAGGTCGCGGCAAGTGTCGCTGTACGGGCAACAAAGCCGAATAGCGGCAGAGTGGGTACTCAATCTTCGCTCCGGTTGCAGGAAGCTGTGTGGCTGGCTGTTGCCGCATATGCTGCTTATGGGCACTTAAGGCTCCCCTCCAAGGAGGCTGCGGATAAAGCGGGGACCCAGGTCCGCGCCCTACTTCGAGACTGGGGAGGTCCGGACCCGACTGTAGTTCTGCGTTCTGCACTTCAGTCAAGACAAGGCAATTCAATTCCTTCGGGTGCCCCGTAG
- the rnhA gene encoding ribonuclease HI, whose protein sequence is MLFTDGSCRGNPGPGGWACLLRCGSVERELSGAEADTTNNRMELRAVIAGLAALKEPCAVRVVTDSQYVQRGMTRYLSRWATAGWRSSRGEPVANRDLWEALVRESSRHEVTWTWVRGHGASAEQNRCDHLAQSAARGLVAVA, encoded by the coding sequence ATGCTGTTCACGGATGGATCGTGCCGCGGCAATCCTGGTCCCGGTGGCTGGGCGTGTTTGCTTCGGTGCGGCTCGGTCGAGAGAGAGCTCTCAGGCGCGGAGGCCGACACGACGAACAATCGGATGGAATTGCGGGCGGTGATCGCCGGACTCGCGGCATTGAAGGAACCGTGTGCCGTCAGAGTGGTGACCGACTCGCAATATGTCCAGCGAGGAATGACGCGTTACCTGTCTCGGTGGGCAACGGCCGGGTGGCGCTCGTCCCGCGGAGAACCCGTCGCGAACCGGGATCTTTGGGAAGCACTCGTACGCGAGAGCAGCCGTCACGAAGTGACGTGGACGTGGGTTCGCGGCCACGGAGCCAGCGCAGAGCAGAACCGGTGTGACCACCTCGCGCAGTCCGCTGCGCGTGGACTGGTGGCGGTGGCTTGA
- a CDS encoding Rad52/Rad22 family DNA repair protein gives MAYVNGTTHNESSPLETAAVINCTDNQPVPVPPERLQKIRELLSEPFDPGEIKWRVTATSTQQTKHGPQKRGQLVAYADQRAYTDRLNEVFGEWGWTRNYDVQVAQNFERRAPGDKKQTAVSAKVVVVSKVTIHGLGSHTGVGEEWADDENAATRAEAQAFKRACACFGLGRYLYDLDKVWVDLDQYNRPVHTPNLPDWALPGYAQREAQRQAMPNQRTEPRGGLVRDELLAKIRELRDKAGHSLSLFILNKYAGGAEPEKVGHAKLTLLFDKLTDIGNGIDRVQRAAAVVGEARYSAICCELNFASESVDDIPNRDALKLLLTRVEAEAAEKSGNGAQGSPTIGIGDARGQLLQAARKLAERTGKRLADVIAEASDGKLTLEGLKNLTDADVSVASAAASRMGLRRDL, from the coding sequence ATGGCATACGTAAACGGCACCACGCACAACGAATCGTCGCCGTTGGAGACGGCGGCAGTAATCAACTGCACCGACAACCAGCCGGTACCGGTGCCGCCGGAACGGCTACAGAAGATTCGGGAACTGCTCAGCGAACCCTTCGATCCCGGTGAGATCAAGTGGCGCGTCACAGCAACTTCAACGCAACAGACCAAACACGGTCCCCAGAAGCGTGGCCAGTTGGTTGCATACGCGGACCAGCGTGCCTACACCGACCGCTTGAACGAAGTGTTCGGCGAGTGGGGATGGACGCGCAACTACGACGTACAGGTGGCGCAGAACTTCGAGCGTCGCGCGCCTGGAGACAAGAAGCAGACGGCGGTTTCCGCAAAAGTCGTGGTGGTGTCCAAGGTGACGATCCACGGACTCGGGTCGCACACCGGTGTTGGCGAGGAGTGGGCCGATGACGAAAACGCGGCGACTCGCGCCGAGGCGCAGGCGTTCAAACGCGCGTGCGCATGCTTCGGGCTCGGCCGATACCTCTACGATCTCGACAAGGTGTGGGTGGATCTCGACCAGTACAACCGGCCGGTTCACACACCGAATCTCCCGGACTGGGCGTTGCCGGGATATGCGCAACGAGAGGCTCAGCGTCAGGCAATGCCCAACCAGAGGACCGAACCGCGGGGAGGGCTGGTTCGCGACGAGCTGCTGGCGAAGATCCGGGAGCTGCGCGACAAGGCCGGCCACAGCCTGTCGTTGTTCATCCTGAACAAGTACGCCGGTGGCGCCGAGCCGGAGAAGGTTGGCCACGCAAAGCTGACGCTGCTGTTTGACAAGCTGACCGACATCGGCAACGGCATAGACCGCGTGCAGCGAGCCGCCGCGGTTGTCGGTGAGGCGCGCTATTCGGCGATCTGTTGTGAGCTGAACTTTGCGAGCGAGTCGGTGGACGACATTCCAAACCGCGACGCGCTCAAGCTCCTGCTCACTCGTGTGGAGGCAGAGGCGGCGGAGAAGAGCGGGAATGGCGCTCAGGGCAGCCCGACGATAGGCATCGGTGATGCGCGGGGCCAGTTGCTTCAAGCGGCGCGAAAGTTGGCCGAGCGGACAGGCAAGCGCCTCGCCGACGTGATCGCGGAAGCCTCCGACGGCAAGCTGACGTTGGAAGGTTTGAAGAATCTAACCGACGCAGATGTGTCCGTCGCCTCGGCGGCAGCTTCGCGGATGGGATTACGGAGGGATTTGTGA
- a CDS encoding type IV secretory system conjugative DNA transfer family protein — MYDNPNYKIRPSLIEENPALLVWLLLLGAYAILVVIAKYAWYITDKQILEFTLWLLLAAVACFFGVYQLTRAKRAREEAWPNQLPPIPTRGERELVERVWQENAVVLGYDVHGQPWKWPDKTRVMQALVLGQTGSGKTTLLRNIITQDLLRRVGPAGVDHSIPMVIFDGKGDLEFFESLLPYIHRAGRLADLRLMNPSRPDLSVQYNPFASDDDNYMAQVSMVFGSFDLHDEFFAKHQLNYLADIVRILHYTGRRFNFYDVMVMALDQAVIEQQVAEARVRMNRDPSVTTQRRLNFEMSAKNLFQSFADRDRVPKIQGLLNECMTFLDDELSVITGPYDNLLSINEVIDQQLILFVSLNINKNTAPVRALGKMLLQNLQLVVGKRYESESERRRRDKPLFSVVMDEFAPFGYRNFAQILNTARGTNTAFLFSMQSLPQLLQVGKGFLQDVSSAPGTTMLLQTRDEETAKYFKQASSQVPVQKRTQQLWRKDFLGFERFQKALGATEREQLEYRALDHHIKNLGKGKMEILMTDPVRGTLHGRLHIRPPSDVRVPCFEPTMFPRLRSSREDSQGANLRFKDQKLAATIALPRR, encoded by the coding sequence ATGTACGACAATCCCAACTACAAGATCCGTCCTTCCCTGATCGAAGAGAATCCAGCACTCCTCGTCTGGCTTCTGCTTCTTGGCGCCTACGCGATCCTGGTCGTCATCGCGAAGTACGCCTGGTACATCACCGACAAACAGATCCTCGAGTTCACGCTGTGGCTGTTGCTCGCCGCCGTTGCCTGCTTCTTCGGTGTGTATCAGCTAACGCGCGCCAAAAGAGCTCGCGAAGAAGCATGGCCGAACCAGTTGCCCCCGATTCCAACGCGCGGGGAACGCGAACTCGTCGAACGAGTGTGGCAGGAAAACGCGGTCGTTCTCGGTTACGACGTCCATGGCCAGCCCTGGAAATGGCCCGACAAGACGCGCGTCATGCAGGCGTTGGTGCTCGGCCAGACCGGAAGCGGCAAGACGACTCTCCTGCGGAACATCATCACGCAGGACCTGCTCCGGCGCGTCGGTCCGGCCGGAGTTGACCACAGCATTCCCATGGTCATCTTCGATGGTAAAGGCGATCTGGAGTTCTTCGAGTCGCTCCTGCCGTACATCCATCGCGCAGGCCGGCTTGCAGATCTGCGACTGATGAATCCTTCGCGGCCGGATCTGTCGGTACAGTACAACCCATTCGCCTCGGACGACGACAACTACATGGCGCAGGTGTCGATGGTCTTCGGATCGTTCGACCTCCACGACGAGTTCTTCGCTAAGCACCAGTTGAACTACCTCGCCGACATCGTTCGAATTCTGCACTACACCGGCAGGCGGTTCAATTTCTACGACGTGATGGTGATGGCGCTCGATCAGGCGGTGATCGAACAGCAGGTAGCGGAGGCCCGGGTGCGAATGAACCGCGACCCCAGCGTCACCACACAACGGCGTCTCAACTTCGAAATGTCGGCCAAGAATCTCTTCCAGTCGTTTGCGGACCGCGACCGCGTTCCAAAAATCCAGGGATTGCTCAACGAGTGCATGACGTTCCTCGACGACGAACTGAGCGTCATCACCGGTCCCTATGACAACCTCCTGTCCATCAACGAGGTGATCGATCAGCAGCTCATCCTGTTCGTGAGCCTGAACATCAACAAGAACACGGCGCCAGTTCGGGCGTTGGGGAAGATGCTCCTTCAGAATTTGCAACTGGTCGTGGGGAAGCGTTACGAGTCGGAATCGGAGCGCAGGCGCCGCGACAAGCCGCTCTTCTCCGTCGTCATGGACGAGTTCGCCCCGTTCGGATACCGAAACTTCGCCCAGATTCTGAATACGGCGCGCGGCACCAATACCGCGTTCCTATTCTCCATGCAGTCGTTGCCGCAGTTGCTACAAGTCGGCAAAGGCTTCCTACAGGACGTCTCGTCGGCGCCAGGAACAACCATGCTTCTCCAGACCCGCGACGAGGAGACCGCGAAGTACTTCAAACAGGCGTCCTCCCAGGTGCCAGTCCAGAAACGGACGCAGCAGCTCTGGCGGAAAGACTTCCTCGGATTCGAGCGCTTTCAGAAAGCGCTGGGTGCGACTGAGCGCGAGCAGCTCGAGTATCGGGCGCTCGATCACCACATCAAGAACCTCGGCAAAGGAAAGATGGAGATCCTCATGACGGACCCGGTGCGCGGCACCTTGCACGGCCGGTTGCACATCCGGCCACCATCCGACGTGCGAGTTCCGTGTTTTGAGCCGACTATGTTCCCGCGGCTTCGCTCATCGCGTGAGGACAGCCAGGGCGCCAATCTGCGCTTCAAAGACCAGAAGCTTGCGGCCACTATTGCGCTGCCGCGGCGATGA
- a CDS encoding TrbG/VirB9 family P-type conjugative transfer protein, producing the protein MRQLICWTVLTAIPSMGLLAQKLETQPPDMKKVIRVETAADHLTVIELGDTVTMVAVGNQGAFTVERRENKVFVKPVEEGAKTNLFVWTTGGRFAYELVPAPSVEQMHFAIDQAPTPVAAKVRPLSENDPARNSSALPAEMLTKASPILLAGERDTTGRVEIALRDLYWERNRLYVRYAIINHSPQDYLPTRPAAWRLARVRSSQSLVPFDGFQLGDRIVRSLKAADTSRLDVADASEIAPVAAGGHALGWLAVSAPEASANDSSVLRLEFAADAKGTVEALMVLPTIPDRQEVASARAAVK; encoded by the coding sequence ATGAGGCAGCTCATCTGCTGGACAGTACTGACGGCGATTCCCTCCATGGGTCTCCTGGCCCAGAAGCTTGAAACCCAACCACCCGACATGAAGAAGGTGATCCGCGTTGAGACTGCGGCGGACCATCTGACCGTCATTGAACTCGGCGACACCGTAACGATGGTTGCGGTTGGGAACCAAGGAGCCTTCACTGTCGAACGGCGCGAGAACAAGGTCTTCGTCAAACCCGTCGAGGAGGGCGCTAAGACGAACCTTTTCGTGTGGACCACGGGCGGAAGGTTTGCATATGAGTTGGTTCCCGCGCCGAGCGTCGAACAGATGCATTTCGCGATCGACCAGGCGCCGACGCCGGTTGCAGCCAAGGTGAGACCTTTGAGCGAGAACGATCCTGCACGGAATTCCTCCGCGTTACCGGCGGAGATGCTGACGAAGGCGAGTCCAATTCTGCTTGCCGGCGAACGGGACACGACCGGCCGCGTGGAGATCGCCCTGCGTGACCTGTACTGGGAGCGAAACCGCCTCTACGTTCGGTACGCGATCATCAACCACTCGCCACAGGACTATTTGCCGACCAGACCGGCGGCTTGGCGCCTCGCCCGCGTCCGATCGTCGCAGTCGCTGGTGCCCTTCGATGGCTTCCAACTCGGCGATCGCATCGTTCGTTCACTCAAGGCTGCCGACACGTCTCGTCTCGATGTCGCCGATGCCAGCGAAATTGCCCCGGTCGCCGCGGGCGGTCACGCGCTCGGTTGGTTGGCCGTTAGCGCGCCCGAGGCGAGTGCAAATGACAGTTCCGTGCTCCGTCTGGAATTCGCGGCAGACGCCAAAGGCACCGTTGAGGCGTTAATGGTCCTACCCACAATCCCTGATCGCCAGGAGGTGGCGAGTGCCCGAGCAGCCGTCAAATGA